A genome region from Euphorbia lathyris chromosome 4, ddEupLath1.1, whole genome shotgun sequence includes the following:
- the LOC136227966 gene encoding probable zinc metallopeptidase EGY3, chloroplastic: protein MAPTTLFTTPHSSFSPWISPRKQSIQFSLRNEKDGELRKIPFLSCSTKHKFGGKPQFSFSVLTKETFLQPIRFSVKNEQESEQSSSSVAVVTDKRKESEEETQKSEEEKERQQEIDWKTDEEFKKFMGNPSIEAAIKLEKKRADRKLKELDRESSDNPIVGLFNRLVRDSLAREKERLEKAEETFKALDLNKLKSCFGFDTFFATDVRRFGDGGIFIGNLRKPIEEVIPKLEKKLSEAAGRDVVVWFMEENNDDITKQACVVQPKLEMDLQFESTKLSTPWGYLSSVLLCVTTFGTIALMSGFFLKPDATIDDYVANVVPLFAGFLSILGVSEIATRVTAARYGVKLSPSFLVPSNWTGCLGVMNNYESLLPNKKALFDIPVARTASAYLTSLVLAIAAFVADGSFSGGENALYIRPQFFYNNPLLSFIQYVIGPYTDDLGNVLPYAVEGVGVPVDPLAFAGLLGMVVTSLNLLPCGRLEGGRIAQAMFGRSTAALLSFATSLLLGIGGLSGSVLCLAWGLFATFFRGGEELPCKNEISPLGNDRYGWGIVLGLICFLTLFPNGGGTFSTPFLSDPFFRGGL, encoded by the exons ATGGCACCCACCACTCTCTTCACCACTCCACATTCTTCTTTCTCACCATGGATTTCACCAAGGAAGCAATCCATTCAATTCAGCCTCAGAAACGAGAAAGACGGTGAACTCAGAAAGATCCCATTTTTATCTTGTTCAACAAAACACAAATTTGGGGGAAAACCCCAGTTCTCATTTTCAGTTCTAACAAAGGAAACTTTTCTGCAACCCATTAGATTTTCCGTTAAAAATGAGCAAGAGAGTGAGCAGAGTTCATCTTCAGTTGCTGTGGTAACCGACAAGAGAAAGGAGAGTGAAGAAGAAACCCAGAAATCTGAGGAGGAAAAAGAGAGACAGCAGGAAATTGATTGGAAGACAGATGAGGAATTTAAGAAATTTATGGGTAATCCTTCAATTGAGGCAGCAATAAAGTTGGAGAAGAAGAGGGCTGATAGAAAGTTAAAGGAACTTGATAGGGAAAGCAGTGATAACCCAATTGTGGGTTTGTTTAACAGATTAGTTAGAGATAGTTTGGCTAGAGAAAAAGAGAGATTGGAGAAAGCTGAAGAGACTTTCAAAGCTCTTGATCTTAACAAG CTAAAGAGTTGTTTTGGATTTGACACATTCTTTGCAACTGATGTTAGAAGATTTGGTGATGGTGGAATTTTTATTGGAAACTTAAGAAAACCCATTGAAGAGGTGATTCCTAAGCTTGAGAAAAAACTATCTGAAGCAGCTGGTAGAGATGTTGTGGTGTGGTTCATGGAGGAAAATAATGATGACATTACTAAACAG GCTTGTGTGGTGCAACCCAAGTTAGAAATGGATCTGCAATTTGAATCAACAAAACTGAGCACACCTTGGGGTTATTTGAGTTCTGTGCTTTTATGTGTTACAACTTTTGGGACTATAGCTTTGATGAGTGGCTTCTTCCTCAAACCGGATGCCACAATTGATGACTATGTGGCTAATGTTGTTCCTCTCTTTGCTGGCTTCCTCTCCATTTTGGGAGTTTCTGAG ATAGCAACAAGGGTAACAGCAGCTCGTTATGGAGTTAAACTAAGCCCGTCTTTTCTTGTACCATCCAATTGGACTGGATGTTTAGGAGTCATGAATAACTACGAGTCTTTGCTTCCGAACAAGAAAGCTCTTTTCGACATTCCAGTTGCACGAACAGCTAGTGCCTATTTGACATCTCTAGTATTAGCAATTGCTGCTTTTGTAGCTGATGGTAGTTTCAGCGGAGGCGAAAATGCATT GTATATAAGACCGCAATTCTTCTACAACAATCCTTTGCTTTCTTTTATCCAATATGTCATTGGCCCTTATACAGATGACCTTGGGAATGTATTGCCTTATGCAGTGGAAGGCGTCGGGGTTCCTGTTGATCCCCTCGCCTTTGCTGGACTTTTAGGAATGGTAGTAACTTCACTGAATTTGTTGCCCTGTGGAAGACTTGAAGGCGGACGAATAGCGCAAGCTATGTTCGGAAGAAGTACAGCCGCATTGCTATCTTTTGCAACGTCCCTTTTGCTCGGAATAGGCGGTTTAAGTGGTAGCGTGTTGTGTTTAGCTTGGGGATTATTTGCAACATTCTTCAGG